A single Lolium perenne isolate Kyuss_39 chromosome 6, Kyuss_2.0, whole genome shotgun sequence DNA region contains:
- the LOC127307991 gene encoding uncharacterized protein yields the protein MTVSFKYWDDCLDPDDMRLMWADAHVSKEWIDAGEEKGQKVHLSRDPDGEAYLTQTEMMAVAAITVHRHFKSQLDPYMIGALAEIASGRRLFVDNYDRKTKETKMGIMQVTPEVAQWLGRELGYKNYDIELGENIDLLYWPFINVYFGAAYAKWLFSCDEKERTEEFVARAYKGGKKKANHKSSAPIFQRYLYVKETLLSMRQPDSFNELTPQLLENSASAGTQLIHWDSKVSEEDMGAMWSHPDVKKEWTNSGERRGNVRFSHDAKKRPYLSRVEVKAVAEIIISRHLSSRGVKPEALAALAEVCSMRFVQGVRSRTGLMGIDYPTAAWLYKDCGYTTYTVSSVDDLYNPFASMYFGLAYLGWLSQYEGRERSHEFIVQAYLGGPDKVNLQETGPYWKKFLEALRHYEDPKKDQASCCIL from the exons ATGACTGTGAGCTTTAAATATTGGGACGACTGCTTGGATCCGGATGATATGCGACTGATGTGGGCAGATGCTCATGTAAGTAAAGAGTGGATCGACGCTGGGGAAGAGAAGGGACAGAAAGTTCACCTGTCAAGGGATCCTGATGGTGAGGCATATCTAACACAAACTGAAATGATG GCAGTGGCTGCAATCACTGTTCATAGGCATTTCAAATCTCAGCTAGACCCG TATATGATAGGTGCCCTAGCTGAAATTGCAAGTGGAAGGAGACTCTTTGTGGATAACTATGATCGCAAGACTAAGGAGACAAAGATGGGCATAATGCAGGTGACACCTGAAGTTGCTCAATGGCTTGGCAG GGAACTGGGTTACAAGAATTATGACATTGAACTCGGAGAGAATATTGATTTGCTCTACTGGCCTTTCATAAATGTCTACTTTGGTGCTGCTTATGCAAAGTGGCTCTTCTCATGTGATGAAAA AGAAAGAACTGAAGAGTTCGTCGCTCGAGCTTACAAAGGAGGCAAAAAGAAAGCTAATCACAAGTCATCTGCACCCATTTTCCAACGTTATCTTTATGTGAAAGAGACACTGCTTTCTATGAG ACAACCAGACAGTTTCAATGAGCTAACTCCTCAGCTCCTAGAAAATTCCGCAAGTGCAG GGACACAGCTGATACATTGGGATTCCAAAGTATCAGAGGAAGATATGGGTGCAATGTGGAGTCATCCTGACGTGAAGAAGGAGTGGACAAATTCTGGTGAGAGACGTGGAAATGTCCGATTTTCTCATGATGCCAAGAAGAGACCATATCTTTCCCGAGTTGAAGTGAAG GCTGTTGCTGAAATAATCATATCTCGCCATTTGAGCTCAAGAGGAGTAAAGCCG GAAGCTCTAGCTGCTCTTGCAGAGGTGTGCAGTATGCGCTTTGTCCAAGGAGTACGTTCACGGACAGGATTGATGGGAATAGATTATCCTACTGCTGCATGGCTTTACAA AGATTGTGGCTATACAACATACACAGTCAGCTCGGTAGATGATCTCTACAATCCTTTTGCATCAATGTACTTTGGATTGGCTTACTTGGGATGGTTGTCGCAGTATGAAGGAAG GGAGAGGAGCCATGAATTCATTGTTCAAGCTTATCTTGGGGGACCTGACAAAGTGAACCTTCAGGAGACTGGCCCATATTGGAAGAAATTTCTGGAGGCTTTAAGGCACTATGAAGATCCAAAGAA GGACCAAGCGAGCTGTTGTATTTTATGA
- the LOC139832395 gene encoding uncharacterized protein, whose protein sequence is MCLVDTWNLVRFCPITGANQSGGKYYKSIFDQFNARKNFGEYATLHMIQNEFVMSHRWNLIKKACNMFNGYYEKVKNRAESGKTMVYWILNALTMYKHQNGDKDFPFMHCFTKIEGCKKWDAVCLTLNDKNHVGEDGPVAAGPGNKKAMAERNVAPTLATIDASIEKMVSSFSIKNKAAEDRGAAMWKAMLEKQDVKIGLEREKVEATKMEAQAGVMKAMNEATQLSLAKMTQESKILMADMASMDLLARVCLEMYRERIGKEVMVTQAAAASMVASTPSIHLPAPVYMPTSTFVSTSMAAPAPMHVSTGVH, encoded by the exons ATGTGCCTCGTCGACACGTGGAATCTGGTAAGGTTCTGCCCCATCACCGGCGCCAATCAATCCGGCGGCAAGTACTACAAAAGCatatttgatcaattcaatgcgAGGAAGAATTTTGGTGAGTACGCCACCCTCCACATGATCCAGAACGAGTTCGTCATGTCTCACCGTTGGAACCTCATCAAGAAGGCATGCAACATGTTTAATGGCTACTATGAGAAGGTGAAGAACCGTGCCGAGAGCGGCAAAACGATGGTGTATTGG ATTCTCAACGCCCTCACCATGTACAAGCATCAAAATGGCGACAAGGACTTCCCCTTCATGCATTGCTTCACAAAGATTGAGGGTTGCAAGAAGTGGGACGCCGTCTGCCTCACTCTCAATGACAAGAACCACGTTGGAGAAGATGGACCAGTCGCAGCCGGCCCTGGCAACAAGAAAGCCATGGCCGAGAGGAATGTGGCGCCAACATTAGCCACCATCGACGCCTCCATCGAGAAGATGGTGTCCTCCTTCTCCATCAAGAATAAGGCGGCGGAGGATAGGGGCGCCGCCATGTGGAAGGCAATGTTAGAGAAGCAAGATGTGAAGATTGGGCTCGAGAGGGAGAAGGTGGAGGCGACCAAGATGGAAGCTCAAGCCGGCGTCATGAAAGCCATGAATGAAGCGACGCAGCTATCATTGGCCAAGATGACTCAAGAATCGAAGATCTTGATGGCGGACATGGCGAGCATGGATCTATTGGCGAGGGTGTGCCTCGAGATGTACCGCGAGCGCATCGgcaaggaggtgatggtgacgcaAGCTGCGGCGGCGTCCATGGTAGCATCGACACCATCGATACACCTGCCTGCGCCGGTGTACATGCCGACATCGACATTTGTATCGACGAGCATGGCTGCGCCGGCTCCCATGCATGTCTCCACCGGCGTCCACTAA
- the LOC127307993 gene encoding nuclear transcription factor Y subunit C-4, which yields MEPSSQPEPVIGVATAGSQSYPPAGAYPPPTMVAGAPGAIPPGSQSTMPFPTNPAQLSAQHQLVYQQAQQFHQQLQQQQQQQLREFWASQMEEIEQAADFKNHTLPLARIKKIMKADEDVRMISAEAPVVFAKACEVFILELTLRSWMHTEENKRRTLQKNDIAAAITRTDIYDFLVDIIPRDDMKEEGLGLPRVGLPPAVGAPADTYPPYYYMPAQQVPGVGMMYGGQQGHPATYAWQQPQGQQVETPEEPQQSQ from the coding sequence ATGGAGCCATCCTCGCAACCTGAGCCTGTGATTGGTGTTGCTACTGCTGGGTCACAATCATATCCTCCTGCTGGTGCCTATCCACCTCCAACCATGGTAGCTGGAGCTCCGGGTGCCATTCCTCCCGGCTCACAGTCAACAATGCCATTCCCCACTAATCCAGCTCAACTCAGTGCTCAGCACCAACTGGTTTATCAACAAGCCCAGCAATTCCACCAACAactgcagcaacagcagcagcagcaactccGTGAGTTCTGGGCTAGCCAAATGGAGGAGATCGAGCAGGCAGCTGACTTCAAGAACCACACCTTACCACTAGCTAGGATAAAAAAGATAATGAAGGCTGACGAGGATGTCCGAATGATCTCTGCAGAAGCTCCTGTTGTCTTTGCAAAGGCGTGTGAggtatttatcttagagttaaCACTCAGGTCATGGATGCACACTGAGGAGAACAAGCGCAGGACCTTGCAGAAAAATGACATTGCAGCTGCTATTACAAGGACTGACATCTATGACTTCTTGGTGGACATCATTCCTAGGGATGACATGAAGGAGGAGGGCCTTGGGCTTCCGAGGGTGGGCTTGCCACCTGCTGTAGGGGCACCAGCTGATACCTATCCTCCTTATTACTACATGCCAGCGCAACAGGTGCCCGGAGTAGGAATGATGTATGGTGGACAGCAGGGTCACCCAGCGACGTATGCGTGGCAGCAGCCTCAAGGGCAACAGGTCGAGACCCCTGAAGAGCCGCAGCAGTCTCAGTAG
- the LOC127307992 gene encoding uncharacterized protein, with translation MVEAGSGAGAASCRGGGVVGPAARRCCGGGCGLGRLVRRLRRQGRQALCAAARPPSASAEALRGCQYDPLSYARNFDHTGFGDPDASSLYYSYTFSSRFVLAPGAAITTSSSVAGAVAAPAGIIVTAARPTAASH, from the coding sequence ATGGTAGAAGCCGGCAGCGGCGCCGGCGCTGCGTCCTGCCGAGGCGGCGGCGTGGTCGGCCCCGCGGCGCGGCGGTGCTGCGGCGGCGGGTGCGGGCTGGGGCGGCTGGTGCGGCGGCTGCGGCGGCAGGGCAGGCAGGCGCTGTGCGCGGCGGCCAGGCCGCCATCGGCGTCGGCGGAGGCGCTCCGCGGGTGCCAGTACGATCCGCTGAGCTACGCGCGCAACTTCGACCACACCGGCTTCGGCGACCCGGACGCCAGCAGCCTCTACTACAGCTACACCTTCTCCTCCCGCTTCGTGCTCGCGCCcggcgccgccatcaccacctcctcgtccgtcgcgggagccgttgCAGCGCCCGCCGGCATCATCGTCACCGCCGCCCGGCCAACCGCCGCGAGCCACTAG